Proteins found in one Lutimonas zeaxanthinifaciens genomic segment:
- a CDS encoding nuclear transport factor 2 family protein — translation MRTIFLFGIIAVLTFSCNNNDQKSQVIDQKQLENELKTSIESRFYAWQDNDYETYVAGYHPDWKRWGMREDVLNKSDDIRGFWDYMKANEESQEMEIEMVDYNLIGDGNVAIVHYTSAETFKWTGPDNQRGWKTGDIYKGFARWSDILVKEDGKWLCIGGHRDRSQSAAGLIKLN, via the coding sequence ATGAGAACAATTTTTTTATTTGGAATTATTGCAGTACTTACATTTTCTTGCAATAACAATGATCAAAAATCTCAAGTAATAGATCAAAAACAACTTGAAAACGAGTTGAAGACGTCGATCGAATCAAGGTTTTATGCTTGGCAGGATAATGATTATGAAACCTATGTAGCCGGTTATCATCCCGATTGGAAGCGATGGGGAATGAGGGAGGATGTATTAAATAAAAGTGATGACATCCGTGGATTTTGGGATTACATGAAAGCTAATGAGGAATCACAGGAGATGGAAATTGAGATGGTGGACTACAATCTTATCGGAGATGGCAATGTGGCTATAGTTCATTATACTTCTGCTGAAACCTTTAAGTGGACTGGGCCTGATAACCAAAGAGGCTGGAAGACTGGTGATATATACAAAGGATTCGCACGCTGGAGTGATATTCTGGTTAAAGAAGATGGCAAGTGGTTATGTATTGGAGGGCACAGGGATCGCAGTCAATCTGCAGCAGGGCTTATCAAACTAAACTAA
- a CDS encoding bestrophin family protein codes for MYIKPVYSLKIVLLWTRMYIYFFFLLSIVPVFLYDVVGLKWLYLPWLPIGLIGTSLAFITGFKNNASYERLWEARKIYGGIVNTSRLLATMVNDFVTNEFTQLERSDAEIFNIKKTIIMRHIAWMTSLRHALRTKKPWETTVSSKSSNKDMGTIEIKEHKFSLQEELDGYLTEDEKEYILSMTNKQAACINLQSKHFKELKLEGLIDDFRHMEFKNLIGELLTLQGKVERIKNFPYPRQFATLNLFFAWIFMILLPFGMMHEFNEIGLSLARDENTNLINSLIAKNFVWMTVPISIVISWVFMLMERVGDVSENPFEGSRNDVSITTISRAIEIDIREMIGDDKKAIPKPYTNYGDTEM; via the coding sequence ATGTACATAAAGCCTGTATACTCATTAAAAATTGTACTCCTGTGGACGAGAATGTATATCTACTTTTTTTTCCTCTTGTCCATTGTACCTGTATTTCTGTATGATGTTGTTGGCTTAAAGTGGCTATATCTACCTTGGCTACCAATTGGACTCATAGGAACCTCACTCGCATTCATAACCGGATTTAAAAACAATGCTTCTTATGAAAGACTATGGGAAGCTCGCAAGATATACGGGGGCATTGTAAACACTTCAAGACTACTAGCTACGATGGTCAATGACTTTGTCACTAATGAATTTACACAATTGGAAAGAAGCGATGCTGAAATTTTTAATATCAAGAAAACCATTATCATGCGTCATATCGCCTGGATGACTTCTCTAAGACATGCACTTAGAACCAAAAAACCATGGGAAACTACTGTAAGTAGTAAGTCTAGTAATAAGGATATGGGAACGATAGAAATAAAAGAACACAAATTCTCTTTGCAAGAAGAACTTGATGGATATCTAACTGAAGATGAAAAAGAATATATTCTAAGTATGACCAATAAACAGGCTGCCTGCATCAATCTTCAATCAAAGCACTTTAAAGAATTAAAATTAGAGGGATTGATTGATGACTTTAGACACATGGAATTCAAGAACCTGATTGGCGAACTACTTACCTTACAAGGGAAAGTCGAAAGAATTAAAAATTTCCCATATCCAAGACAATTTGCCACACTAAACTTGTTTTTTGCTTGGATTTTTATGATTCTCCTTCCTTTTGGAATGATGCATGAATTTAACGAGATAGGACTTAGCCTGGCTAGAGATGAAAATACAAACCTCATAAATAGTCTAATTGCTAAAAACTTTGTTTGGATGACCGTGCCAATCAGCATAGTTATATCATGGGTGTTTATGCTAATGGAAAGGGTAGGCGATGTGTCTGAAAACCCTTTTGAAGGAAGTAGAAACGATGTCTCAATTACTACAATTTCAAGAGCCATAGAAATCGACATCCGAGAGATGATTGGCGATGATAAAAAAGCTATACCAAAACCTTATACCAACTATGGTGATACTGAAATGTAA
- a CDS encoding antibiotic biosynthesis monooxygenase, producing MNSKNKIIRTWKGWTSLENAPIYENMLINEVFPEVKRKGVEGLEKVSISTMENNDEMEFFLVLQFDSLDSVKMFAGENFEQAYIPDNAKRVLSRYDETAQHFTLKEELILK from the coding sequence ATGAATAGTAAGAATAAAATCATCAGAACCTGGAAAGGATGGACTTCATTAGAAAACGCACCGATTTATGAAAATATGCTCATAAACGAGGTATTTCCTGAAGTGAAAAGGAAAGGTGTTGAAGGCTTGGAGAAAGTCAGTATTTCGACAATGGAAAATAATGATGAGATGGAGTTTTTTCTTGTACTTCAATTTGACTCATTGGATTCTGTTAAAATGTTTGCAGGCGAAAACTTTGAGCAAGCATACATTCCAGATAATGCAAAACGTGTTTTGTCCAGATATGATGAAACTGCTCAACATTTTACACTGAAAGAAGAATTAATATTAAAATAA
- a CDS encoding nuclear transport factor 2 family protein codes for MKKNNSLSITITFLLLFLISCSEKKSDQMDLVNEIFPEAQNELREVINSIVRDNETANLEGLKASHLLSDKFTKFGPRSFERQDVESTNESELAHFGSISSFKMEVKDLKIDVFGDIGIATYYPHFSLEKDGEKITGSARQTLVFLKTDEGWRIIHEHGTKKF; via the coding sequence ATGAAAAAGAATAACAGCTTATCAATTACAATTACATTTTTATTGTTATTTCTTATATCATGTTCAGAAAAGAAATCAGATCAAATGGATCTTGTCAACGAGATATTCCCTGAGGCACAAAATGAATTGAGAGAAGTCATTAATTCAATAGTCAGGGATAATGAAACAGCTAATTTAGAGGGGCTCAAAGCATCACATTTGTTAAGTGATAAATTCACAAAATTTGGTCCCCGAAGTTTTGAAAGACAAGACGTAGAGAGTACAAATGAGTCTGAGTTAGCACATTTTGGTTCAATTTCAAGTTTTAAAATGGAAGTAAAAGATCTGAAGATTGATGTGTTCGGAGATATTGGTATAGCAACATATTACCCTCACTTTTCTCTTGAAAAGGATGGAGAGAAGATAACTGGAAGTGCTCGCCAAACACTTGTGTTCCTAAAGACGGATGAAGGATGGAGAATCATTCATGAGCACGGGACTAAAAAGTTTTAA
- a CDS encoding DUF6090 family protein, whose translation MIKFFRKIRQNLLTEDKTGKYFKYALGEIILVVIGILIALQINNWNEYRKDINKSRAILGEFKKDLASDTTGINRVVRLLERRVGYETWALNKVVYDKSQADSLRKAFFSPVHQEFIKDRTYKKLQVSQNPNLTGFLDLQNDLTTYYTDTKFLLDYGNQLEEEFLKQYNVNTLLRKELEIQLDPFPTLSSEDKQIETLISYAQTIEGRNFLKENYSRRSRMIRYFNKVKEEARELIQKINTHLATEK comes from the coding sequence ATGATTAAATTTTTTAGAAAAATTAGACAAAACTTACTTACTGAAGATAAAACTGGAAAATATTTTAAATATGCATTAGGAGAAATTATCCTAGTAGTTATTGGTATTCTTATTGCACTTCAAATAAATAATTGGAATGAATACAGGAAGGACATCAACAAGTCCAGAGCCATTCTGGGAGAGTTTAAAAAAGATCTTGCCAGTGATACAACGGGCATTAACCGGGTTGTAAGACTTCTTGAGCGAAGAGTAGGCTATGAGACTTGGGCCCTGAACAAAGTCGTCTATGACAAGAGCCAGGCTGACAGCCTCAGAAAGGCTTTTTTTAGTCCGGTTCACCAGGAATTTATCAAGGACCGAACCTACAAGAAGCTGCAAGTTTCCCAAAACCCTAATCTCACTGGATTTCTCGATCTGCAAAATGACCTGACGACGTATTACACGGATACCAAGTTTCTTTTGGATTACGGCAATCAATTAGAAGAGGAGTTTCTGAAGCAATACAATGTAAACACCCTATTGAGAAAGGAATTGGAAATACAATTGGATCCGTTTCCCACGCTTTCTTCCGAAGACAAGCAGATCGAAACACTCATCAGCTATGCGCAAACGATTGAAGGGAGGAATTTCCTAAAAGAGAACTATTCCCGCAGGAGCAGAATGATAAGATATTTCAACAAGGTTAAAGAGGAAGCGCGGGAGTTGATTCAGAAAATAAATACTCACCTAGCAACGGAAAAATAA
- a CDS encoding Crp/Fnr family transcriptional regulator, with translation MEFDKNLLSFLKPRLLDELIKKSTLQEFSKGTEILREEQYVKVLPIVLNGLVKVYSRFDEKELLLYYIEPAQSCVMTFYAALKNTPSKVFATTEEDSKILLIPVQYIPNWLKEYPGFNELFYNQFNLRYSELLDTIRHLMLDKMDKRLYDHLKKKSELTKSNSIKMSHIQIANELGTAREVITRVLKKLETDNKVVQNAGEIKINSEW, from the coding sequence ATGGAATTTGATAAAAACTTATTGTCTTTTTTAAAACCAAGGCTGTTAGATGAATTGATTAAGAAATCTACACTTCAGGAATTTTCAAAAGGCACTGAAATTTTAAGAGAAGAACAGTATGTGAAAGTACTACCTATAGTACTTAACGGACTTGTGAAAGTTTATTCTAGATTTGATGAAAAAGAATTATTACTTTATTACATAGAACCAGCTCAAAGCTGCGTAATGACTTTTTATGCTGCTTTAAAGAATACACCAAGTAAGGTTTTTGCAACAACTGAAGAAGATTCTAAAATTCTTCTAATTCCAGTTCAGTATATACCAAATTGGCTAAAGGAGTACCCTGGTTTTAACGAATTATTTTATAACCAATTCAATCTACGTTATTCTGAACTTTTAGACACAATTCGGCATTTAATGTTGGACAAAATGGATAAGAGACTGTACGACCATCTTAAAAAGAAATCAGAATTAACAAAAAGTAATTCGATTAAAATGAGTCATATCCAAATAGCAAATGAATTAGGAACTGCGCGTGAAGTAATTACTAGGGTTCTGAAAAAACTTGAAACTGATAATAAAGTTGTTCAAAATGCAGGAGAAATAAAAATTAATAGCGAGTGGTGA
- a CDS encoding YgaP family membrane protein → MKKNMGSADRIIRIIIAAIVGILYFTDTISGTLGLILLILAGIFVLTSLISFCPLYAPFGISTCALKEK, encoded by the coding sequence ATGAAAAAAAACATGGGCAGTGCAGATAGAATTATTCGAATAATAATCGCTGCAATAGTTGGAATTCTTTATTTTACAGATACCATTTCGGGAACTTTAGGTCTAATTCTTTTAATCCTAGCAGGAATATTTGTTTTAACTAGTTTAATTAGTTTTTGTCCTCTTTATGCACCATTTGGAATTAGCACCTGTGCTTTAAAAGAAAAATAA
- a CDS encoding type II toxin-antitoxin system ParD family antitoxin has protein sequence MKNTSISLGNYFDEFVQTQVSTGRYKNVSEVIRAGLRLLENEESKVIAIRNAIQEGLNSPLVEDFDFEENLKKLKAAKRQNG, from the coding sequence ATGAAGAATACATCAATATCACTCGGAAATTATTTCGACGAATTTGTTCAAACTCAAGTCTCAACAGGACGATACAAAAATGTTAGTGAAGTAATTCGTGCTGGGCTTCGGCTTTTAGAAAATGAAGAAAGCAAAGTGATTGCCATAAGAAATGCCATACAAGAAGGATTGAATAGTCCGCTAGTAGAGGATTTTGACTTTGAAGAAAATTTAAAAAAGCTAAAAGCAGCAAAGAGACAAAATGGCTAA
- a CDS encoding type II toxin-antitoxin system RelE/ParE family toxin: protein MAKVILRQKAIDDLNDIWDYTFETWSAKHADKYYATIKLVCNGIGKNPDIGKEYQGISQNLLGLKSGRHIIFYQLLSEDKIEVIRILHERMDLKNRIVE, encoded by the coding sequence ATGGCTAAAGTTATACTGAGACAAAAAGCCATTGATGATTTGAATGACATTTGGGACTATACTTTTGAAACTTGGTCTGCAAAGCACGCGGACAAATATTATGCAACGATTAAACTTGTTTGTAATGGAATTGGAAAAAATCCAGATATTGGAAAAGAGTATCAAGGAATAAGTCAAAATCTACTAGGACTTAAATCCGGTAGACATATCATTTTTTACCAATTACTTTCAGAAGATAAAATTGAAGTTATCAGAATCCTACATGAACGCATGGACTTGAAAAATAGAATAGTTGAATAA
- a CDS encoding DUF6090 family protein yields the protein MIKFFRKIRQKLLSENKFSKYLLYAVGEIVLVVIGILIALQINNQNIYKQERTIEKTYLIALKEEFEININKLDETIDLNNNLIDSAQRLIEVFQNNVIDTISERTLVNYLYQTLSNEVNYSPSKGVLTEIISSGNLRLIKNQKLKQKLASFESAIDRISHQENEINIPRLEIMEHFRNQANYKRYLEELGRETNWASIFEDRSNKELFKSLHFFNSLYFFQATSMAANRVCYVPIKEDMVKTLKLINSEID from the coding sequence ATGATAAAATTCTTTAGAAAAATTAGACAAAAACTACTATCTGAAAATAAATTCAGTAAATATTTACTTTATGCTGTTGGCGAAATCGTTCTTGTTGTAATTGGAATATTAATTGCGTTGCAAATCAATAATCAAAATATTTATAAGCAAGAAAGAACAATTGAAAAGACTTATCTTATAGCTCTGAAAGAAGAATTTGAGATCAACATAAATAAATTGGACGAGACTATTGACTTAAACAACAATCTCATTGATAGTGCTCAAAGATTGATTGAAGTATTTCAAAATAATGTTATTGATACCATCTCGGAAAGAACTTTAGTCAATTACTTATACCAAACACTTTCAAATGAAGTAAACTACTCACCAAGTAAAGGAGTATTGACAGAAATTATAAGTTCTGGGAATTTAAGACTTATTAAAAATCAAAAATTAAAACAAAAACTAGCCTCTTTCGAAAGCGCTATAGACAGAATAAGTCATCAAGAGAATGAAATAAATATTCCTCGACTCGAAATCATGGAACATTTTAGGAATCAAGCGAATTACAAGCGATATTTAGAAGAACTCGGGAGGGAAACAAATTGGGCATCCATATTTGAAGATAGAAGTAATAAGGAACTTTTTAAGTCATTGCATTTTTTCAATAGTTTGTACTTTTTTCAAGCTACATCAATGGCGGCTAATAGGGTTTGTTATGTTCCTATTAAAGAAGACATGGTAAAAACTTTAAAATTGATTAATTCCGAAATTGATTAA
- a CDS encoding S41 family peptidase, producing the protein MKYLLVTVLFLSSSLLKAQTQNTLSNTDKVYGLSKFWQEVNYNFVFIDKVDRTQWEDDFKLLIEEVQKTENDYEYYRLLQKFCATLKDGHTNVYFPDTIRNSLFTSYFGAYRLFLTNIDGKAIITRINLSKKDEIPIGTEVIKVNGMKTQEYLEQEVIPYISSSTDHILMDWAVSRMFRAPKGTSFDITLKLPNGERKDLTITHEETTEKEVYPAFEERELMDFKWYKDDVAYISLNSFSNPKIDSLFIDKLPELRNAKKLIVDLRFNGGGNTSIGTQILQYLTYDSVLYGSAYSSRLHIPTFKAWGKWYSLKDTIGSSEEDKKWLKQAVLSYQDRYFHYFPYKPTSIDLDREERIVIPTAILIGHNTASAAEDFLIAADNQKHMVKIGEPTFGSTGQPLSFDMPGGGSARICTKKDTYPGGKEFVGYGILPDIQVTKSYDDYMENKDPVLEKAIQYLDKK; encoded by the coding sequence ATGAAATATTTATTAGTAACAGTACTCTTTTTATCAAGCTCTTTACTCAAAGCGCAAACTCAAAATACTTTGTCGAATACTGATAAGGTTTATGGATTGTCAAAGTTCTGGCAAGAGGTAAATTATAATTTTGTTTTTATTGATAAAGTAGATAGGACTCAATGGGAAGACGATTTTAAGTTGTTGATAGAGGAAGTTCAAAAAACTGAGAATGATTATGAGTATTATCGGCTTTTACAAAAGTTTTGTGCAACCTTAAAGGATGGACATACCAATGTCTATTTTCCAGACACCATACGTAACTCCCTATTCACTTCATATTTCGGAGCGTACCGTTTATTTCTCACAAACATTGATGGCAAGGCAATCATCACGCGAATAAACCTCAGTAAGAAAGATGAAATCCCTATTGGGACTGAAGTGATTAAAGTCAATGGAATGAAGACACAAGAGTACCTGGAACAGGAGGTGATACCATACATATCCTCATCAACTGATCATATTTTAATGGATTGGGCAGTTTCAAGAATGTTTCGGGCACCAAAGGGAACTAGCTTCGATATTACGCTTAAGTTACCTAATGGGGAGAGAAAAGACTTAACCATCACTCACGAAGAGACCACCGAAAAAGAAGTCTATCCGGCATTTGAAGAAAGAGAATTGATGGATTTCAAATGGTACAAAGATGATGTTGCTTACATTAGCCTAAACAGTTTTAGCAACCCAAAAATTGATAGCTTATTTATAGACAAGCTACCCGAACTGAGGAATGCTAAAAAGCTGATAGTTGATTTAAGGTTTAACGGTGGTGGTAACACAAGCATCGGGACTCAGATTCTCCAATACCTAACTTATGACAGTGTACTTTACGGTTCTGCCTACTCGAGCAGGCTACATATCCCAACATTTAAGGCATGGGGCAAATGGTATTCGCTAAAAGATACCATAGGTTCATCGGAGGAAGATAAGAAATGGCTTAAACAGGCGGTACTATCTTACCAAGACAGATATTTCCATTACTTTCCTTATAAACCAACTTCCATTGATCTGGATAGAGAAGAAAGGATCGTAATCCCTACAGCTATCCTTATCGGACACAATACGGCGTCCGCAGCAGAAGACTTCTTAATAGCGGCGGATAACCAAAAGCACATGGTTAAGATAGGTGAGCCAACATTTGGGAGTACCGGACAGCCTCTTTCATTCGATATGCCCGGTGGTGGTTCTGCTAGAATTTGTACAAAGAAAGATACTTATCCAGGAGGAAAAGAGTTTGTGGGATATGGGATTTTACCCGATATACAAGTTACCAAATCTTACGATGACTACATGGAAAACAAGGACCCAGTTCTTGAAAAAGCGATTCAATACTTAGACAAAAAATAA
- a CDS encoding neutral/alkaline non-lysosomal ceramidase N-terminal domain-containing protein, protein MDTWNDVDNNARYEPENGDTFNDNNKNGKFDAFWIAGFDNRRAANGVHDQLWARTMILDDGTSRMAIVSLDAIGFFHDQVIEVRKRLKDELGIDYCMIASTHVHEAPDLMGIWGESEYKSGINKEYLEFVINQTVKSVEDAIKDLEPVQLHFAKGEEETTVTDTRKPFVRDSGIYIIQAKNEKGDVKGTLVSWANHPETLWSKNLLLSSDFPHYLRKNVEEKSGGICVYLNGAIGGLMTTHPDVEVTHPTTGNRIKEPSFQKAEAQGLILSENILNALKNSTDSIREGSIALSAKTFNLPMDNDIFKLGLVAGVLDRGMVKRWEVRTEMAAWGIGPASFLTIPGEIYPEIILGGIDTPKGQDIHVSAVEIPPLQSKMPRKYQFVIGQANDALGYIIPKSQWDNKEPWTYGDEQLYGEVNSLGPETAPLIHGKGLELLNDIK, encoded by the coding sequence GTGGATACATGGAATGATGTAGACAACAATGCACGCTACGAGCCTGAAAATGGAGATACGTTTAACGACAATAATAAAAATGGAAAGTTTGATGCGTTTTGGATTGCAGGTTTTGACAACCGAAGAGCCGCCAATGGAGTACATGATCAACTCTGGGCACGAACCATGATCCTTGACGATGGAACAAGCCGAATGGCCATTGTTTCTCTTGATGCCATTGGATTTTTTCACGATCAGGTCATTGAAGTGCGAAAAAGACTTAAAGATGAGTTAGGAATTGATTATTGTATGATAGCTTCAACCCATGTTCACGAAGCTCCTGATTTAATGGGAATTTGGGGAGAAAGCGAGTATAAAAGTGGAATAAATAAAGAGTACCTAGAGTTTGTAATCAATCAAACAGTTAAATCGGTTGAAGATGCCATCAAAGATTTAGAACCTGTACAGTTGCACTTTGCCAAAGGTGAAGAAGAAACAACTGTCACCGATACGCGCAAACCTTTTGTTCGTGATTCAGGGATATATATCATCCAGGCAAAAAACGAGAAGGGAGACGTTAAAGGAACGCTTGTTTCATGGGCGAACCATCCAGAGACTTTATGGAGTAAGAACTTATTGTTAAGTTCTGATTTCCCACATTATCTAAGAAAGAATGTAGAGGAAAAATCGGGTGGTATTTGTGTATATCTAAATGGTGCTATCGGAGGACTGATGACCACACACCCAGATGTGGAGGTAACTCATCCGACAACTGGAAATAGAATAAAAGAACCAAGTTTTCAAAAGGCTGAAGCGCAAGGGCTGATTCTTTCTGAAAATATATTAAATGCTCTAAAAAACTCAACGGACTCAATACGTGAAGGCTCAATTGCCTTGTCGGCGAAAACGTTCAACTTACCGATGGATAATGATATTTTTAAATTAGGATTAGTTGCGGGAGTTTTAGATAGAGGCATGGTTAAACGATGGGAAGTAAGGACGGAAATGGCGGCATGGGGTATTGGTCCTGCATCATTTTTAACCATACCAGGTGAAATTTACCCTGAAATTATACTTGGTGGAATTGATACGCCTAAAGGACAAGATATCCATGTTTCTGCAGTAGAAATCCCTCCTCTTCAAAGTAAAATGCCAAGAAAGTATCAATTTGTTATTGGACAAGCCAATGACGCCTTGGGATATATTATTCCAAAAAGTCAATGGGATAACAAAGAGCCATGGACATATGGAGACGAACAACTGTACGGTGAAGTCAACTCTTTGGGACCTGAAACGGCACCACTTATTCATGGGAAAGGCTTAGAGTTATTGAATGATATCAAGTAG
- a CDS encoding helix-turn-helix domain-containing protein, giving the protein MSIYLRRILPFIIFLIGNYCYGQYSISGYLDTPEKNKRVYLCLLKFDELNAIGSNQILTSTVTDSLGYFSFEGSLLSDKHALYRIYANLDEDVEGVQKYDMEDLKNFHNFIFSNKDTIVFEKNKKFWFSSNSNTNSIDKEWNAYGSYIDKLRAEFSDFNNQEMIKQTTEQFLSELKSFVLEKETHPLTTLILLGSLPESGIKKDLNDDPEFYVQLLGQLNDYYDNSSYALQYRSFLDDQYRSETKEDLAFFKKLSYALGFLCLLFLGGLVFLSIKLKQAGIIQQTPIDFSLTTQEEKVAELMIDNKTNKEIASELFISLNTVKTHIRNLYAKLEVSNRTEFVEKFKNHPRD; this is encoded by the coding sequence ATGAGCATTTACCTTAGGCGTATTTTACCTTTCATTATATTCTTAATAGGGAATTACTGTTATGGGCAATATTCTATTTCCGGATATCTGGATACACCCGAAAAAAACAAACGAGTATATCTGTGCTTATTAAAGTTTGATGAACTGAATGCTATAGGTTCAAATCAAATCCTAACGTCTACCGTAACAGATAGTTTGGGATACTTTTCTTTTGAAGGAAGTTTGCTTTCAGATAAACACGCCTTATATCGTATTTATGCTAATTTGGATGAAGATGTTGAAGGCGTGCAAAAATACGATATGGAAGACCTTAAAAACTTTCACAATTTTATTTTCTCTAATAAAGACACCATCGTATTTGAAAAGAACAAAAAATTCTGGTTTTCCAGTAATAGCAATACCAATTCGATTGATAAAGAATGGAATGCATATGGTTCCTATATTGATAAATTGCGCGCAGAGTTTTCAGACTTTAACAATCAGGAAATGATCAAACAAACCACTGAACAATTTCTGTCGGAATTAAAGTCTTTTGTACTTGAGAAAGAAACACATCCCTTAACAACTTTGATTTTACTAGGAAGCCTGCCAGAAAGCGGGATTAAAAAAGACTTGAACGATGACCCGGAATTCTACGTTCAACTTCTTGGCCAACTTAATGACTATTATGATAATTCCTCTTATGCGCTGCAATATAGAAGCTTTTTGGATGATCAGTACAGGTCTGAAACCAAAGAAGATCTGGCCTTCTTCAAAAAGTTAAGTTATGCTTTGGGTTTTTTATGTCTTCTGTTTTTAGGAGGCCTGGTATTTTTAAGTATCAAACTAAAACAAGCCGGAATTATACAACAGACACCTATAGATTTTAGTCTTACTACCCAGGAGGAAAAGGTGGCGGAATTGATGATTGACAACAAAACCAACAAAGAAATTGCTTCAGAACTCTTTATATCCTTAAACACCGTAAAAACTCATATTCGCAATCTTTACGCGAAGCTAGAAGTGAGTAATCGCACGGAATTTGTGGAGAAATTTAAAAATCACCCCAGGGATTAG